In Urechidicola croceus, a single window of DNA contains:
- a CDS encoding TonB-dependent receptor plug domain-containing protein, whose translation MSCFLFSQEITVLDFDTEFPVGNCTIYAENNPKVIYTNKKGKADISIFADNDIISFNHITYIEVEVLKRQISQTNNIIYLHRNAEALDEVVLSSTRQKESKSRIAEHIEINQIEEIRKISPQTSADLLANLPGIKVQKSQFGGGSPVLRGMEANRVLLVVDGVRMNNAIYRSGHLQSSITVSPSILERTEVIFGPSSVAYGSDALGGVIHYYTKTPKISQKDKVELSFMSRYSSVNEEKTNQGSVEISFKKWASLSSFSYSDFGDLKMGKKRRHGYENWGKVFEYSNNSENFYNPLVLQNSDPNIQRNTGYNQLDFLQKFNIKLNDKTDLILNFQHSNSSNIPRFDKLTERSGGELKFAEWYYGPQKRILLSSQLSIKPDKRWLKRGTITAAYQNLNESRVQRKFGSLERLNRKEDVDVFELNGDFSVLLTKNSNRNLSYGFEIAHNKVNSISYGDILSVNDNDIVGVSANFAVQSRYPDGGSTYTSSAIYANYRQDITAKSTLNTGIRLTNTNLNAKWIDETFISLPKNDISLKNSAVTATIGYIYKPNDNWQFNSVLSSGFRSPNIDDIGKIREKSGRVSVPNIDLKPEYVYNAEIGILKYLNNKKFNIGFNVYYTLFHNYIARQDFIVNGSPTILYDGDVTETYANVNNKNAYIVGSTFSFRGKLSEKFKTKGSVTYTKGKSYDTKQPLSSIPPLFGNIEVGYGKDKFEIAAKLRFNGTKKINGYNLVEGIDNVEQSPYNESTENFQGTPSWYTLNFYSKYKVSNSLDLQFMVDNIFDNHYKEFASAISAPGRNFSISVLIN comes from the coding sequence ATGAGTTGTTTTTTGTTTTCACAAGAAATAACTGTTTTAGATTTTGATACAGAATTTCCTGTTGGAAACTGTACAATTTATGCCGAAAATAACCCTAAAGTAATTTATACAAATAAAAAAGGTAAAGCAGATATATCAATTTTTGCAGATAATGATATAATTTCATTCAATCATATTACTTATATTGAAGTTGAAGTATTAAAGCGTCAAATATCACAAACTAACAATATAATTTATCTTCATAGAAACGCAGAGGCTTTAGACGAGGTGGTACTTTCATCTACAAGACAAAAAGAATCTAAAAGTAGAATAGCCGAACATATTGAAATAAATCAAATTGAAGAAATAAGGAAGATTTCTCCCCAAACTTCAGCAGATTTACTAGCCAACCTTCCAGGAATAAAAGTTCAAAAATCTCAGTTTGGTGGAGGTAGCCCAGTACTAAGAGGTATGGAGGCAAATAGAGTTCTTCTAGTCGTTGATGGTGTTAGAATGAACAATGCAATCTATAGGTCAGGGCATTTACAAAGTTCAATAACAGTATCTCCTTCAATTTTAGAACGAACCGAAGTTATTTTTGGGCCATCTTCGGTTGCTTATGGATCTGACGCTTTAGGTGGAGTTATTCACTATTACACAAAGACTCCAAAAATCTCTCAAAAAGATAAAGTAGAACTTAGTTTTATGTCGAGATACAGCTCTGTTAATGAAGAAAAGACAAACCAAGGAAGTGTTGAAATTTCTTTTAAAAAATGGGCCTCTCTTTCAAGTTTTTCTTATTCAGATTTTGGGGATTTAAAAATGGGTAAAAAACGAAGACACGGATATGAAAATTGGGGTAAAGTATTTGAATATTCCAATAATTCTGAAAACTTTTACAACCCTTTAGTATTGCAAAATAGCGATCCAAATATTCAAAGAAATACAGGGTATAATCAATTAGATTTCTTGCAAAAATTTAATATAAAATTAAATGATAAAACTGATTTAATTTTAAACTTTCAACACTCAAACTCTTCAAATATTCCAAGATTTGACAAATTAACAGAAAGATCAGGAGGCGAATTAAAATTTGCAGAATGGTATTATGGCCCTCAAAAAAGAATCTTACTAAGTTCTCAATTATCAATAAAACCAGATAAGAGATGGTTAAAAAGAGGAACTATTACTGCAGCATATCAAAATTTAAACGAATCAAGAGTTCAAAGAAAATTTGGAAGTTTAGAAAGGTTAAATAGAAAGGAAGATGTTGATGTATTTGAGTTAAATGGAGATTTTTCGGTCCTGTTGACTAAAAATTCAAATCGTAATTTATCTTATGGTTTTGAAATTGCCCATAACAAAGTCAATTCTATATCTTATGGAGATATCCTTTCGGTAAATGATAATGATATAGTTGGGGTTTCTGCAAATTTTGCAGTACAATCAAGATATCCAGACGGAGGAAGTACATATACTAGTTCCGCAATTTATGCTAATTACAGACAAGACATTACCGCCAAGTCAACATTAAATACAGGGATTAGATTAACCAATACGAATTTGAATGCAAAATGGATTGATGAAACGTTTATATCACTTCCTAAAAATGATATTTCGCTTAAAAATTCTGCAGTAACAGCAACAATTGGTTATATATATAAACCCAATGATAATTGGCAATTCAATTCAGTTTTATCTTCAGGTTTCCGTTCTCCAAATATAGATGATATAGGAAAAATTAGAGAAAAAAGTGGTCGAGTATCAGTTCCTAATATAGATTTAAAACCAGAATATGTTTACAATGCTGAGATAGGTATATTAAAGTATTTAAATAATAAAAAATTCAATATTGGTTTTAATGTTTATTATACATTATTTCATAATTACATTGCCCGTCAAGATTTTATTGTCAATGGGAGTCCAACAATACTGTATGATGGTGATGTAACTGAAACCTATGCAAATGTTAATAATAAAAACGCTTATATTGTAGGAAGTACATTTAGTTTTAGAGGAAAATTATCAGAAAAGTTTAAAACAAAAGGAAGTGTAACATATACAAAAGGGAAGTCATATGACACTAAACAACCATTATCTTCTATTCCTCCATTATTTGGAAATATTGAAGTTGGTTATGGTAAAGATAAATTTGAAATTGCCGCAAAACTAAGATTTAATGGAACAAAGAAAATAAATGGTTATAATTTAGTTGAAGGTATAGATAATGTTGAGCAATCACCTTATAATGAATCGACTGAAAACTTTCAAGGTACTCCATCTTGGTATACTCTAAATTTTTACTCCAAATATAAGGTTTCTAATTCTCTAGATTTACAATTTATGGTTGATAATATTTTTGACAATCATTATAAAGAATTTGCTTCTGCAATTTCAGCTCCAGGACGAAATTTCTCAATTTCAGTGTTAATTAATTGA
- a CDS encoding LamG-like jellyroll fold domain-containing protein gives MKKKFPTGIVMAIAMLFILFYSSKSSAQTTIIYDDFESGYGNWNDGGDDCTRTNSSSSPYNPLYSINLDNNDGQNSSMTTNDLDISLFEQVDLTFDFHTIAINTNEDFWVRYSNNGGSTWTTVKRFIRNSGTDTASVKYFDNGLDYTETISIDSGSYTFSTNSQFRIQCDAGDDNDDVYINEVTVTGHPPAQREIIVTSGSSSINDGDITTSTLNNTNFGSYDVNSGSKLKTYTITNIGETDLTIGAISITGDTGEFTIDTLPSDLLLSYNESTTFVLSFDPTSSTSFDAIVSIINNDSDENPFDFVITGEGAQIYPDTDGDGISDNLDYDDDNDGLLDSYEQTVCLASSGSNTVETNFLTETFESGTLRIEINGTHEGVTSTYIHEGGPGALNDGDYTVHHMITTGVNGEPVGESDAIANWAWYAWAPIEDHTSGDTNGRMAIFNADNDPGIFYEYQITGIMPGVPTTYSFWAINIDNDDSVFNSGELDNTGHRILPNITVNFLTTDLSTVISTFDTGDITRCDGDIFIEADHTDTDVTNHPDYGVYNQCLTSVWKEFTSTFTSTDSEFVVQFVNNKEGGFGNDLAIDDITISQTLCDLDSDGVGDILDLDNDDDGIPNIIEARFMVNPDPDGDATTENASGVIVDINNNGVHDSYEGFTPIDSDGDLIDDYLDLDSDNDGIFDAVEYETFGDIDIDGDGNGDGIDTDSGIPNDDQDGDGLLGNSDGNDTDADDDDHGSGSLGYPTPVDSDGDGAPDYIDVFNDITGVYDIDRTIYSELIANTNGIIDGTSDIDSDGILDAFDTDNTLYGSPRDLDASYSLFFDGRNDYVDDTFSFNGLSEATMMCWIKVDPNFEGRGIFLGQEIFELEMQYYSYNQLAILAKINNSVSLNYTPNSGSIIDPTFVKDMWIHVGLVYDGGDTSLKLYINGVEKASSTSVSGSTIVSSPFNFTIGTDADIYGREALSPEGRKPYFHGEIDEVRVFDKALTKDELQKMVHQELDELNSFNRGKIVSLDISPGIGSNLKRYFKMDGYKNDILDDKTTPAIDILTGAKIYNVKDIKFQTAPVPYITIQDGDWTDVDTWEFGDVWDITLKDEYNVGDDYGCAIVQVRDSLVTSSSRSSLGLIVDSGAKFHIQKGSDLGQGLFNNWYLKLDGTLDLEDESQLIQTSKSIFDETSVGQLERDQQGTANSYAYNYWSSPVHTSIDIDGDQSYKITDILFDGTDASLPIALDFDPATTLSAADPYYADGAESTPRKIATYWFWKFVNSGNDYANWNWVGGNNTLKASEGYTMKGVSGANAITSDQNYVFIGKPNNAPEDEGGEIVHTEFITTTTPEGWTYNSLTGNPFPSALDADQFINDNNLSTTGTIYFWEHWGGGNHNWADYQAGYSTYTIATGVPAVAHTDGSGLGAGTKAPGRYIPVGQAFYIISSEDGGEVVFNNSQRVFKTELDDDSNPDHSIFTREIKNEKETEKTKELTSRDGEETENEKQVIRLGFDSPMNYHRQIAVAFLEGATDSIDPGYDGLAGDFLTNDAFFIQEDKYFVIQAFGEFDEEREIPISIFIDENNNGGLERMMVDGLMNVPETTNIYIKDNTTGETHDIKNGVYEVYLDTGEHKDRFSLVFKSQILSVEESGILEDYMTIFMNNVQKTIDIAKTSEIEIKTAILYNYLGQEIQVWNKNLNINQIALPLNEVSSGAYILKLTADNKTISKKLIIQ, from the coding sequence ATGAAAAAGAAATTCCCCACAGGTATAGTCATGGCTATTGCTATGCTATTTATACTTTTCTATTCTTCGAAAAGTAGTGCACAAACAACAATTATTTATGATGATTTTGAATCCGGATATGGAAACTGGAATGATGGTGGAGACGACTGTACAAGAACAAATAGTTCTAGTTCACCCTATAATCCATTGTATTCTATTAATTTAGATAATAATGATGGTCAAAATTCATCAATGACTACTAATGATTTAGATATTTCTCTATTCGAGCAAGTTGATTTAACTTTTGATTTTCATACAATAGCGATTAATACCAATGAAGATTTTTGGGTACGTTATTCAAATAATGGAGGAAGCACCTGGACAACAGTTAAAAGGTTTATAAGAAATTCAGGTACGGATACTGCTTCAGTAAAATATTTTGATAATGGTTTGGACTATACAGAAACGATAAGTATAGATTCTGGATCTTACACTTTCTCTACAAATTCTCAATTTAGAATTCAGTGCGATGCTGGAGATGATAATGATGATGTATATATTAATGAAGTAACTGTTACAGGTCACCCACCTGCTCAAAGGGAAATTATTGTAACTAGTGGATCAAGTTCTATTAATGATGGAGATATTACAACATCAACATTAAATAACACTAATTTTGGGAGTTACGATGTTAATTCAGGATCTAAACTTAAAACATATACAATTACAAATATTGGCGAAACCGACCTTACAATTGGAGCGATTTCAATTACAGGAGACACAGGTGAATTTACAATAGACACATTACCTAGTGATTTATTACTGTCTTATAATGAATCAACAACATTTGTTCTTTCGTTTGACCCAACTTCAAGTACTAGTTTTGATGCGATAGTAAGTATAATAAATAATGATTCAGATGAAAACCCTTTTGATTTTGTAATTACAGGAGAAGGAGCTCAAATTTATCCTGATACAGATGGAGATGGTATTTCGGATAATTTGGATTACGATGATGATAATGATGGTTTATTAGATTCTTACGAACAAACAGTTTGTTTAGCATCTTCTGGATCTAATACTGTTGAAACAAATTTTTTAACTGAAACTTTTGAATCTGGAACTTTAAGAATTGAAATAAATGGAACACATGAAGGTGTTACTTCTACTTATATTCATGAGGGTGGTCCAGGAGCTTTAAATGATGGAGATTACACGGTTCATCATATGATAACCACAGGTGTTAATGGTGAGCCTGTTGGAGAATCAGATGCAATTGCTAATTGGGCATGGTATGCATGGGCACCAATTGAAGATCATACAAGTGGAGATACCAATGGTAGAATGGCAATTTTTAATGCAGATAATGACCCGGGAATTTTTTATGAATACCAAATCACAGGAATAATGCCAGGAGTTCCAACAACATATAGTTTTTGGGCAATAAATATAGATAATGACGATTCTGTTTTTAATTCTGGTGAACTTGATAATACTGGACACAGAATATTACCTAATATAACCGTTAATTTTTTAACAACAGATTTAAGTACGGTTATTTCAACTTTTGATACAGGAGATATTACTCGTTGCGATGGAGATATCTTTATAGAAGCCGACCATACCGATACTGATGTAACAAATCATCCTGATTATGGTGTTTATAATCAATGTTTAACTTCAGTTTGGAAAGAATTTACATCAACATTTACATCAACTGATAGCGAATTTGTTGTACAGTTTGTCAACAATAAAGAAGGGGGGTTTGGAAATGATCTTGCGATTGATGATATAACGATTTCACAAACTCTTTGTGATTTAGATTCTGATGGTGTAGGTGATATCTTAGACTTAGACAATGATGATGATGGAATTCCAAATATAATTGAAGCACGATTTATGGTAAATCCAGATCCAGATGGTGATGCAACAACTGAAAACGCTTCAGGAGTTATAGTAGATATTAATAATAATGGTGTTCACGATTCGTATGAAGGTTTTACACCAATTGATTCTGATGGAGATTTAATAGATGATTATTTAGACTTAGATTCCGATAATGATGGAATTTTTGATGCCGTAGAATACGAAACATTTGGTGATATAGATATAGATGGCGATGGAAATGGAGACGGTATTGATACAGATTCTGGTATACCTAACGACGATCAAGATGGTGACGGTTTATTAGGAAATTCTGATGGAAATGATACTGACGCAGATGATGATGATCATGGAAGTGGAAGTTTAGGATATCCAACACCTGTAGATAGCGATGGTGATGGTGCCCCTGACTATATAGATGTATTTAACGATATAACTGGAGTTTATGATATTGATAGAACAATTTACAGTGAATTAATTGCCAATACCAACGGAATTATTGATGGAACTTCTGATATAGATTCTGATGGAATTTTAGATGCATTTGATACCGATAACACATTATATGGTTCTCCTCGTGATTTAGATGCTAGTTATTCACTATTTTTTGATGGGAGAAATGATTATGTAGACGATACATTTTCGTTCAACGGATTGTCAGAAGCAACAATGATGTGTTGGATAAAAGTAGATCCAAATTTTGAAGGAAGAGGAATATTTTTAGGACAAGAAATTTTTGAATTAGAAATGCAATATTATAGTTACAATCAACTTGCAATTTTAGCTAAAATAAACAATTCAGTATCTTTAAATTATACCCCAAATTCTGGAAGTATTATTGACCCTACTTTTGTAAAAGATATGTGGATTCATGTTGGGTTGGTATACGATGGAGGTGACACAAGCCTTAAATTATATATTAATGGAGTTGAAAAAGCATCCTCTACAAGTGTTTCAGGAAGTACAATAGTTTCTAGTCCATTTAATTTTACAATAGGTACTGATGCTGATATTTATGGTAGAGAAGCATTGAGCCCAGAAGGACGAAAACCTTACTTTCATGGAGAAATTGATGAAGTTCGAGTATTTGATAAAGCATTGACTAAAGATGAATTACAAAAAATGGTTCATCAAGAATTGGATGAACTAAATAGTTTTAATCGAGGAAAAATAGTTTCACTTGATATAAGCCCAGGAATTGGTTCAAACCTTAAGAGGTATTTTAAAATGGATGGATATAAAAATGATATCCTAGATGATAAAACAACACCTGCAATTGACATTTTAACAGGAGCAAAAATATATAATGTCAAAGACATTAAATTTCAAACAGCACCAGTACCTTATATAACCATTCAAGATGGAGATTGGACAGATGTTGATACTTGGGAATTTGGAGATGTTTGGGATATTACATTAAAAGATGAATATAATGTAGGAGATGATTATGGTTGCGCTATTGTTCAAGTTAGAGATAGTCTGGTTACATCATCTTCAAGAAGTTCATTAGGTTTAATAGTCGATTCAGGAGCCAAATTCCATATACAAAAAGGGAGCGATTTAGGTCAAGGATTATTTAATAATTGGTATTTAAAATTAGACGGAACACTAGATTTAGAAGACGAATCTCAACTAATTCAAACATCCAAAAGTATTTTTGATGAAACAAGTGTAGGTCAATTAGAGAGAGACCAGCAAGGTACAGCTAATAGTTATGCTTATAATTATTGGAGTTCTCCAGTTCATACTAGTATAGATATAGATGGAGATCAATCCTATAAAATCACTGATATATTATTTGATGGGACTGATGCTTCATTGCCAATTGCATTAGATTTCGATCCAGCAACTACTTTATCTGCTGCAGACCCATATTATGCAGATGGAGCAGAATCGACACCGAGAAAGATTGCAACCTACTGGTTTTGGAAGTTTGTAAATAGTGGAAATGATTATGCTAACTGGAATTGGGTTGGAGGAAATAACACTTTAAAAGCATCAGAAGGATATACTATGAAAGGGGTTTCGGGTGCAAATGCAATAACATCAGATCAAAACTATGTATTTATTGGAAAACCAAATAATGCACCCGAAGATGAAGGAGGAGAAATAGTACATACAGAATTTATAACAACAACTACTCCAGAAGGCTGGACGTATAACTCATTAACAGGAAACCCATTTCCAAGCGCTTTAGATGCTGATCAATTTATTAATGATAATAATTTAAGTACAACTGGAACAATTTATTTTTGGGAGCATTGGGGTGGAGGAAATCATAATTGGGCCGATTATCAAGCCGGTTATTCAACATATACAATAGCAACTGGAGTTCCAGCGGTAGCACATACTGATGGTTCAGGACTAGGAGCAGGAACAAAAGCACCTGGCCGTTACATACCAGTAGGACAAGCATTTTATATTATATCTAGTGAGGATGGTGGCGAAGTAGTTTTTAATAATAGCCAACGAGTGTTTAAAACAGAATTAGATGACGATTCAAATCCAGATCATTCTATTTTTACCAGAGAGATTAAAAATGAAAAAGAAACTGAAAAAACCAAGGAATTGACAAGTAGAGATGGTGAAGAAACAGAAAATGAAAAACAAGTGATAAGATTAGGTTTTGACTCACCTATGAATTATCACCGTCAAATAGCAGTAGCATTTTTAGAAGGTGCAACGGATAGTATAGATCCAGGCTATGATGGCTTGGCGGGAGATTTTTTAACTAATGATGCATTTTTTATTCAAGAAGATAAATATTTTGTCATTCAAGCTTTTGGTGAATTTGATGAAGAAAGAGAGATTCCAATTTCTATATTTATTGATGAAAACAATAATGGAGGATTAGAAAGAATGATGGTTGACGGTTTAATGAATGTTCCAGAAACGACTAATATATACATCAAAGACAATACAACAGGAGAAACACATGATATAAAGAATGGTGTTTATGAAGTATACCTTGATACTGGTGAGCATAAAGATAGATTTTCATTAGTATTTAAATCTCAAATTTTATCAGTTGAAGAATCGGGCATTTTAGAGGATTATATGACAATATTTATGAATAATGTTCAAAAGACAATTGACATTGCTAAAACATCAGAAATAGAAATAAAAACAGCAATATTGTACAATTATTTAGGGCAAGAAATTCAAGTTTGGAATAAAAACTTAAATATAAACCAGATAGCACTACCTTTAAATGAGGTTAGTTCGGGCGCCTATATTTTAAAATTAACCGCTGATAATAAAACTATTAGTAAGAAATTAATAATTCAATAA